The Halobacterium litoreum genome includes a region encoding these proteins:
- the rpsJ gene encoding 30S ribosomal protein S10, translating to MQQARVRLAGVDPDDLDDICDDVQEIADKTGVKVSGPVPLPTKTLEIPSRKSPDGEGTATWEHWEMRVHKRLMDIDADERALRQLMRIQVPNDVNIEIVLED from the coding sequence ATGCAGCAGGCTCGCGTTCGTCTCGCCGGCGTCGATCCCGACGACCTCGACGACATCTGCGACGACGTGCAGGAGATCGCGGACAAGACCGGCGTGAAGGTCAGCGGGCCGGTCCCGCTCCCGACCAAGACGCTGGAGATTCCCTCGCGCAAGTCCCCGGACGGTGAGGGGACGGCGACGTGGGAGCACTGGGAGATGCGCGTCCACAAGCGTCTCATGGACATCGACGCGGACGAACGCGCGCTCCGCCAGCTGATGCGGATTCAGGTCCCGAACGACGTCAACATCGAGATCGTCCTCGAAGACTAA